DNA sequence from the Malus domestica chromosome 11, GDT2T_hap1 genome:
atgccacatttacctatgagacagataagacaagtgaagacgataccacacttcggtacttagaagtttcgtgattacgagatcattctcccacaatatttcctaatatcatttgtactaaatcattcacttgtactcactaaaggagagcttgaacctatgtacttgtgtaaacccttcacaattaatgagaactcctctacttcgtggacgtagccaatctgggtgaaccacgtacatcttgtgtttgctttcctgtctctatccatttacatacttatccacactaatgaccagaacaatctagcgaatatcacaaacttaatactttctgttgtaccaaagtcctcactgattttgtgcatcaacaatccttaagtccttaccttttttcattggtaatggatgagttaacaggacatatgttggaatctaaaggtcttcgcctaagccgatcaaagacagaatatatggagtgcaagttcagtgcaaatggaggccaaaatgagttaggggtgaggatcggagatcaggaaataccaaagagcgactgttttcgctacctaggatctatcttacaaaagaacggagaattagatggagatctcaaccatagaatacaagcggaatggatgaagtggaagagtgcatccggcgtgttgtgtgaccgtcgtaggccactgaagctcaagggaaaattttataggacggcaataaggccggcgatgctgtatggcacagaatgttgggcggtgaagcatcaacacgtacacaaaatgggtttggacatgtgcaaagaaggcctactgacgctccggttcgaagatgtgactacgagatagaggttcagggccgaaggggtagaggaagacctaggaaaactttggaagaaaccctaagaaaagacttagagtacttggatctaacggaggacatgacacaaaaccgagcgcaatagcgttctaggattcatatagccgaccccacttagtgggaaaaggctttcttgttgttgttgttgttggtgtcAAAATTCCACTAAAATTATAAGCCGTGtaattgtttatttaattaatatatcataaaaGTGAGATATATTAGTTGCCCACCTAAATTGTAACACGAGACAAATCTTCTAATTAAGTACACAAAAAATATTATGGATAGGCCCATTATGTAaaccacgtcacaattaacttATCTCAATCTATTATGAACAATAAGAAGTTATAACTCGTCACAATCAACTTATAAGACAAGATAGTTTTAATTATGGTACATTTAGTAGTTAAATTCAGCAATGTCATTGTATACGAGAGAGATGGAGAGCGCTTAGCATTGGCTGGAGGTCACGAGCACATAAAAGTTTCTTATAATAACACATTGACATTAATTAGCACAATTGGGCAAACATTCATATGAAGATCAGCTTTGTGTCTTCAATAAATTAGGGGTCGACTAGAATTGCGCAAACTCATCACGATTAGAATACTTCGTAGCCAAAGCAACGATGGTGCACATTACAATTGACACGAAACAACAAGACTCTCCCTAACACATACTTATAGAGCTAGAGAGAGTTCAATTCAATAGTACTAAATTACTAATTCAAGGTAAATATAATTGATTTGGAAGTGCATGTAGAATCGTAGATTATTCATGTAGATCATGTACGTCTTTAAGGCAATCCACCTCCAAGCCCACCACCAGCACCAGCTCCTCCACCGAAACCTCCGCCGGCTCCTCCCCCaagtcctcctcctccaccacctCCGAATCCTCCGCCGCCACCTCCTCCAGCTCCACCCCCAAGGCCACCACCAGCTCCGAACCCACCACCAGCTCCTCCACCAAAACCTGATCCAGCACCTACTCctccaccgccaccaccaccaaatcctccaccaccaccgccaccaaGTCCACCACCAGCTCCAGCTccaacaccaccaccaaaaccaccacCAGCACCGCTACCGCCACCTAAACCTCCTCCACCTCCAagaccaccaccacctccaccgCCTAGTCCACCACCACCACGGTGAAACAAGTTTTTCTGATCCTCAAAGGAACCTTTTTCACTGCCGAGCTTCCTTGCACCACTAGTGAAAACGAAAGCACCCAGAagcacaagaagaagaagcttagAAGAAGAAGGCATCTTATAATTAGCCATAGTTGGATAGAGTAGCTAATTAAGTGACTAATCAAAAGATGACTTTGGCTGTGAAGCGGGGGATTGAGAGAGGGGATTATATATAGACATGGATGTGAAGGATAAGATGGACCGGAGATGGTAGTAAGGTTTGGTCTTAAATTTTGATCATCTTCTCATCTATAAAACCGGTGTTGGGACAGTTAATGCAAGCAAACCCCAACCGTACGTCTTTGAAAAAGGAAACCATCTGCCTCTGCTGAATGCAGAATGCATGCCCCACTCCTTAGAGAATTTTTTATGTGTACCATTATTTGATATAATAGGGTTGATAATATGTCTTACTATTtaaagtatatatatttttatataacgTCTTTTTACCACTTAGTTACTTCCattccattctctctctctctctctcatgggtTTCTGGTGACCACATGTGCCTTATTTCATGTTTTCAGCAAGGAATCTGGTGCACTACATAATACATCGTTCTCCAAAACTTTTATCTCGATCGATGTATATATAGCAGTATCTCCAATGCTATGGAGATCTAGAACTCAAAACTCATATTTGAATTCCGGTTAAAAAGAGATTCAAATTTGGGTTTCAATATGAAATTTGAGTAGAGTACCATGTCAACAAGAAAAGATGCTATTcaacaagaaaataataattgagTTTTGAGTTCCAATCACCTCCGATGCACATATCCAAATtgcaaaaatcaaattttgattttggaCTCCTGTTAATATAGGTCTTTGTGCCCAAGTATTGTAgtcaaatccttttttttttatttgaacttaaATAAGTTTAGatataaaatttgagtttttgtATGAAGATGCTCCTAAAAAAAGATTCAAACAAAAGACATCTTATACAACCACAAAAGGTATGTTTTTAGATGTAATGTCTAATTGAATCATAAGAATATGAGAATCTCCTTCATAAATCATTGGAAACCAACTTGTTGAACTCACATTTTACTTGATCTCCAGTTTCTACTGAAGAAAATCCTTATACTACATACTATAGGAATTTGAggaattttatattaaatagtACAAAGTTCTACATCGACAAGcaacaagaaaagaagaaagaaattatCTAACACTTCATTGCGATATTGATTGTGAAATTGCGGTGAAATGCATAGAGATTGGAAAGAATACCAACGGCGAAAATACTCTACTAGGTCGATACTGACACTGAGAAATGAAAGCTAGGGGAGCAAATGGGATTAGATACCCCATTAGTCCTGGCCGGAATTTGAGGACTTAGCCAAGAAGTACATTTATTGAGCGGATAGAACTAAACCACCttttattttcatcaaaagatTCTAACCCAACGTTTTTGCTATATATTTTTGACATTGTATAATCCATTACGTACAAACATGCATTTTTCAGCTTTTACTTTGATAGTCATCATTTACAATTTCAGTTTGTCATTCTACACGCTAAAATCTATTTTACTCACTTAAAGTTTGAAATGACAAATTAAAAGTACgacattgttctttatttggTTAACTGAAATTTTTTATCTTACTTTTTTTTGCTACGAAGGGTGTCTTGCTGCTTCTCTTGTGCAGATCTATGGATTAAAGATCAAGGGACCACGACAAGTTAATATTAGGCATGCTTTTCAACAATAAAGCAAAAGCGTAATAATTTAAGGCGGTACAAAGAgattatacatacatattagAGCATGATGATATATACACAAGTAACAAGTTATAGTGTTCACTTCCTTACTTTGCTTTACATGTTCAGAAGAAAGGGAACAGTATATTGATTAATTGGCAGGTAAACATCTCAATCCAATTAATTCGTCTACAAAATGTTTGTTAAAATTAGGctttatgcatgcatgcatgcatgctagGACGTCCTATAAACTTGATTTTCAAGTCCAAGTAATGcttgaaaaaccaaagattgagGTGCATTAATAGGAAGTTTATATGGGAGgtttttttacatatatatgtCTATCTTTCTTTTTATGTGATAAAGAAAGATATATGGTTGTATATCCTAGGTGATAGAATATATTGAACTGATAAATATGCCTCACATGACTGTAATCAACTAGTAGTATTGCATACTTTCTCCATTCGCCAGGTATATGCTTTGACTATAATTATATGAAagagtttaatttctttttttggttgACAACAAGGCATAAGTCCGGAAGAAAAAGAACGATTACATAAGAATATTACGATTGCATGCTAGGATGTCCTAAAAACTTGATTTTCAAGTTCAAGTAATGcttgaaaaaccaaagattgagGTGCATTAATAGGAAGTTTATATGGGAGGTTTTTTACAAATATAtgtctatctttttttttatgtgataaAGAAAGATATATGGTTGTATATCCTAGGTGATATAATATATTGAACCGATAAATATGTCTCACATGACTGTAATCAACTAGTGGTATTGCATATTTTCTCCATTCGCCAGGTATATGCTTTGACTATAATTATATGAAagagtttaatttctttttttggttgACAACAAGGCATAAGTCCGGAAGAAAAAGAACGATTACATAAGAATATTACGATTGCATGCTAGGATGTCCTAAAAACTTGATTTTCAAGTTCAAGTAATGcttgaaaaaccaaagattgagGTGCATTAATAGGAAATTTATATGAGAGGTTTTTTACAAATATATGTCTATCTTTCTTTTTATGTGATAAAGAAAGATATATGGTTGTacagggagcttaaggggagggatccccattttttcaaaaaaaatggggacacgctccccaccgttagattgactttaatgaaattgtgtggttgagattaaaacacaggccatcgaatctcaaccacaggatttcatttaattcaaatccaacggtggggagcgtgtccccatttttttgaaaaaatggggatccctccccttaagcaattcctatgGTTGTATATCCTAGGTGATATAATATATTGAACTGATAAATATGCCTCACATGACTGTAATCAACTAGTAGTATTGCATATTTTCTCCATTGGCCAGGCATATGCTTTGACTATAATTATATGAAagagtttaatttctttttttggttgACAACAAGGCATAAGTCCGGAAGAAAAAGAACGATTACATAAGAATATTACGAGGCCACGAGATCTTAGCTATATCTACAACTAACATCCGATGATAAGAAGGAGTATGCTCAATAAAGTCTGGATCCAAACTGCATGACAAACCCAAACGAGCCAAATCATCAGCAACAAAATTATTTTCACGATAAATATAacgaatttcacaaaacaaactttgaggCACAAAGGCACTGACAATTCAATACTAAATGAAAGagtttaattaaatatataagaaTGCTTGCTTTAGAAATATGTAGCACGTAGCTTGATAGGGCTTGATAACTGAGAAAGTTAATTCGTTGTTGGCGTTTGATTAAAGAAGCGACGTGGGGGTTGGATTGGCTCATTTGACCAACAGGGAAATTAACCAAACCTCTGAAAGTTGAGTTGAACTTTCTGTTTGCGTATGTAAGTTGAGTTGAACTTTCTGTTTGCGTATATAAGTTGAGTTGAATTAGGCTAAATGGTAGCTGAACATTGAATAATCAGTTTCACCGGAGCAAAGCCAgtgagagaaggaaaaagaaaaaaagacgaCGTTAGAGCATTTCTTAGGGGTGGTTCGGGACAGGATCCAGAACCGAAAAGCTCAAACTCAAACCCAAACCGATCCCTTTCGGGACGGAATTTCAAAACGCGAAATCGAACTGATATTTcggtattcttgaagttcgagATTCCCGAAATTTTTCGGTATTTCGGTTCGGGATTGGATTATACAAAACTCAtctattcaaaattcaaaattgtttTACAAAGTAGTTTTTCCAATTGCAGATCAAGAAACAATCAAAACAGATTCAACCTCAATCTTGACAAACCCTAGAAATCAACCcaaaaaaagaatttgaaataaaacCTTATATTTCGAAATCAACCCAGAAATCTCATCACTCCTTGCGGCGACTGCTTTTTCTACGACTGCTTCGTTCCTTTTGCTCCCTGGAGCTCCTCGCCGGAGAGGAGTTGCGGCTATCGAAACCATTGGACTCGGTATAAGATGCGGAATCAAAGTTGTTAGATCATCTGCGGCGACTCTTGGATGATAACGACGCCGACAACTCTTGGATGACGACGACGATGCCTCCTTCATACTTCCGCAGAAGGAGACTTGACGACGACGCTTCCTTACTTCTGACGACAACGACGCCTCTTTTTTCTGCGGCGCCTCTTTTTTCTATGGCGACTCTTGGATGATGACGACGGCATCGTGACGACTATGAAGTTGAGACTGAGATAGATGAGATTGGGTTGAGACTTGAGAGAGTTTGAgaatgtgtgtgagtgtgtctGTGAACCAGAATGAGAGACAAAGACAAGAAGACTGAAAAACTTAAGTTGGATTGGAcagttgagattaaatctcaactaATCCGACGGTCCACATAATTCTTAAacctatttaaaattaaatatatattttataaatgtTTCGGTGCGGTTCGGGATTACCGAATGAAAGAAAATGTGATCCCGAATCCTGTACCGAATTTTTCAGGATCGGTTCGGGATTGGGTATCTAACAATTCGGGATTTTTGGTTCGGGACGTTTTcggtttgggatcgggattttttcAGTTTGGTTCAGGATGTTcgggatttttttccagccctagcaTTTCTAACAGCTCCACAAGTGTATTCATTTGAgattttgattgattttaagttttttaataaatataggagtattcaatcagaattttaagtAATTTTCTGTATTCAATaagaatttaaaatatatattgtttgaaaaaaaaaattaatttaagatattttattaaaatccttagaaatcgtATTCATTtaggattttaaaaaaatttataacatttcaggtcacttagaaattgattttaaataatatttttttaaattaaggaATTTGAGAGAAGTGGATAGGtctcgtagtgtattttaagcgcTCACAAATCTAACCTCTCCCCTTATAATTTGAGGGAGCTCACAAATCTAACCTCTCCCCTTATaatttgagggaattgaattaaaattttacatggaaACTCCATCACAATCATATCCatgaatttaatttataaatccattaaatttCCTCAAAATTCGAATTCATCCCCGTAAGTTTTAGTAAAGTTTGCTAATCTAAGTGACAATTTGAACACCAAACTTTGCTACTTTGCAATTTTACATTCCAACAaactttataaattttatatgtTATTTTAGTTTAGAGGAATGCTAGCTACCTTCCCCTTTTACCTTCTCTCATTTGTCTttctcattcatttttttttctttttagaaaTCTCTTCCGTAGAAAGAAACAAAACTTTATTCCTAAATAATTTACATATCAAAAGCCCACatacaaatataaacaaaacaaaagggggTCTCCCAAGCTAACCTAAAAGAGCCTAAAAAAGGGCCCAAAGCTAgatacaaaacaaaagaaagtttGAGATTCCTGCTACCACCATTGCAATAGTGTTTCCCGATCAATCCGATTCAATCTCCCCAGTAAACACCAATAATCCAACCAAGTAGCACCGCGGAGGTGAAATGAAGTAATATCCCTTCATCCAGCCACGAAGGCCGCGCCAATCTCAGccataaattgaaaaaaaactcCTAGAATTACCAAGAACAACACTGCCAACAAAGGCAAACAGAGAAGGAGGTGGTGTTATAAACACCCGAGTCAACATGACCATTGGAACTCTACACACCCTCTCGAATGATCGCAACAAATTGCATTTAAAATTGACTGTAGACCGAATCAAAAGTGGTTGAGGAAGATGGACGCCCATGAGGTTTGAAGAACAGAGTAAATCAAGAAGAATTGCCACCAGGTCAAGACTGTCATGTATCTGAGAGTTGTGAAACAATACCCATGCAGTATGATTTctttatattgaaaatacaatgcAGTATATGGTTATCATACCTCATTTCCAGGACACCGGTTTACAGTTCCATGGAGGCAGACATTACTAGAATACCATAGAAACGTTTGGTAGCGGCACAACCTACATACACGTATCGAAACAAGTAGGGCCAGTGGAACCACAATTGTGGAAACTTAGGAGCAAGCCATATAGGAGAACAACAAACCCGTAGTCATATCAACAACATAAAGCACAAATCAGTCATATTACCCTTGTTTGTTCAAATACTTCAATCACATGGTACCTCAGTCGAGTACGTCTCGAGAATCCCAATGTCACGAGGCAAGTCTATAACGTCCTGTGTAAGTGCAATGGTTGCACTTTTTTCCATTACCAATCAAATAATGCCAGTTCATCTTATTTCACTGGATATCATGGATTTCCATGTAATCCAAGAGACGGATTGACTACATCATTATTATTCCTTTGGTGGAGCATCGACCAAAAGTGGTTATTTTTTCGACGACCTGTCATCCATGTGGTCACCTCCACAGGCAAACCTCAGAAATTGAAGCACAAATTAATTCCTGATATAAAGGTGAAAACCGTTATTAAGATAAAGTTGTGAAGGCTTATTAGCATGTGTTGTAGAGGAAGAAGACAATGCGGTACAGTTGGAAATTGTGAATCTAGTCAAATTAAACTCATGACGCCATTCCTAAATATCTACTTGTGATACCACTAGATTGAGATGTGTGTGGCACCGTTGATCTACATCCAAGTATAACACCTATTTTCCTTGAAACTTCACCGTTGAAACCTTTACTTCTATTCATGAAGAGGAACGACCGAATCGTAAGATTGTACATTGTTTACAAGCAATTCAAATGGGTGACAATTATAAAACCGTTAAATCATATCTGGAATTAATGATCTCTCTGACCAACTCTTTAGAACCCGAGCTTTCTTCAAGATCTGAAGTTTGGTTGCGACTAGCTGAAGATCAGAAATGATGATGTTCCTAAGATTGTGTTAAGGACTCAACATGTTCATTATGAGTTCCTTGTAATGTCATGTGGGTTGACAAATGCTCCAATATCATTCATGAACCTGACAGATTGGGCATTCCGCCTATATCCTGACAGATTCGTGAAAACCTAATCAACAACATCATTGTTTACTCCAATGATAAAGTCCAACTTTCTAAACATGGATAATTTAATCCGAGCAATTTTAATGAGAATCAGCTTTACACTAAATTCCCCAAATGCTAGTCCTATTTAGATCATATGCCTTTTTGGGAGACGTGATCTCAGTACATGATATTTTTGtcaattcccaaagaagttgtaGTTGTAGAAAATTGGAAACCCCACAAGGTTTTGCGAAATACGAGGTATCCTTGGTCTTGTCGATTACCATTGACGGTCtatggtaatttttttttccaccatACCCTTATTCCTTACAAAGTTGACTAGGAAAAAAGTTAGTTTCATTTGAGACGTGATAGCAAAATGAACGAAAGGAGGAAACATAGGTAAAAATGATAGATCTGCCACTGGTCACCACCACAGAGAGGAATGGAGGCGACGAAATTAGACGGAGGAGAAACCACTCACACTAACGGTGGAAAAGACTCTCAGGAAGAGAAAAATTTGGAAATCATTTCCCATACAAATTAGCCATACTCCCCTCGTTCATTGTTTGCCATATAGATTTCATTATCACTTCAAACTAGACAATTAATGTGTAAAACTCTCTTAGTTCCTTTTCACACATACCGGATACCGCTCATTCAATTATAacctttttttaattcttattttttcaaggatttttaaattttatcttgtGGCAAAGCCATAGTGCACCCCATTGTCCCTCACTACAACTTGTGGCAGAGTCATAGCACACCCCGTCGCACCCCACAATGTCTAAAATAGTGTTGTGGGTGTACAAATCGGGCACGAAATCGAGAGTTTTCATATGGgaaaaaactagaaaactctTCAGTCTCGCTACATTTGTTGAGAGCAAAGATAAGAGACAAGCTTCCATTACGTGCTTGGTTAATCTTGACCAACTCCGTGCAATCATCCAATATTGTGAAAGCCTTGGCAATAGTGACAAGACACGCAGAGTTTAAAGATTAATACCATGCAACTGCGACCTGTAGAAGCAAAGGTCGTTGCTTTCGACGGCGGCCGCAACTAACATGTGATTAAACGATTCAGGCCTGAGAAAGAAGCATTTTTTGTATAAGGATTCAATTAATGGAGAGATGTTTTATATTGAGGAAAGGATTTGAACAACTTCTTGCTCCGAGGAAGAATTTTAAACACACCAATTGTCTAGTTTGAAGTGATATTGGAATCCACATGCAAACAATGAACGAGAAAAGTAAATTAGAGAAGGTAAGAAGGGAGGGATCAAATATTCTGCACTCAGAATGGATGTGACCTCTTTATGGTCCCAATCATTGACTAACACGTATTTATAAACTTAATTTTCTTAACTTTATTTTCCTAAACTTAATTTGCAATGATTGAGGATACAGAGAGGTAACACATATTTTGGGTGCAGAAGATTTGATATCAAGAAGGAAATGTAGCTAACATTCCTGTTTAATTTATTCTGAGGAGGGACAAGTTGGTCCTACAATTTTTTTGTGGTGAAT
Encoded proteins:
- the LOC103448387 gene encoding glycine-rich protein 5 codes for the protein MANYKMPSSSKLLLLVLLGAFVFTSGARKLGSEKGSFEDQKNLFHRGGGGLGGGGGGGLGGGGGLGGGSGAGGGFGGGVGAGAGGGLGGGGGGGFGGGGGGGVGAGSGFGGGAGGGFGAGGGLGGGAGGGGGGGFGGGGGGGLGGGAGGGFGGGAGAGGGLGGGLP